In Chryseobacterium gleum, a single genomic region encodes these proteins:
- a CDS encoding efflux RND transporter permease subunit encodes MRKFVQNIVSFSLKNSLIVLLGTFLLLAGGIYSYIHTPIEAFPDVTNTRVRVITQWPGRSAEEIEKFVTLPISKEMNAIPNKTSVRSISLFGLSVVTVIFDDHVNDFYAQQYASNKLGNVELPAGADYSIEPPSGATGEIYRYIIKSMLPIKEVTSIQDWVVERELLAVPGVADVVSFGGEEKIYEIKINPTELHNYDLSPLDVYEAVSKSNINVGGDVVAKGDQAYVVRGIGLLEKKEDIENIQIEVKGSTPILVKHVAEVKVSAKPRLGQVGYNKENDVVEGIVIMLRGENPSEVIARLKDRIEQLNGGELPGDVQIVPIIDRTELVNTTVHTVSKNLIEGVILVSIIVFIFLYNWRTTFIVASVIPLAFLFAIIMLKIQGLPANLISMGALDFGLLLEGTLVIVEHVFVALEHKAKKIGLRRFNKISKLGIIKKSAGSVASYIFFALLILIVALMPIFSFQKVEGKMFSPLAFTLGYALLGSLILSLTYVPAMCKLLLTKNIEEKENFISRFFRVNIYKIYEFSDRHKKGFIIGFVALLAVCGWRFSNYGSEFLPKLNEGAIYVRATLPNSVNLDESVRLTKEMKEILMKYDEVKFVMTQTGRPNDGTDPTGFFNIEFNIQLKPENEWKKKISKEELLEEMRVSLEKYPGINFGFSQPIQDNVEEYVAGVKAPLVIKIFGNDLFELENYANKVANSIRTVPGISDVNVFKNIGLPELRIQLHDSKMAKYGVSTADAQAVIEMTIGGQAATKFYEEERMFDVMLRFEKQYRDTPEKMGNILIPTQDNKKVPLKEIATIDYHTGPSFIYREGNSRYIGVGFNIEGRDLGSTIKEAKEKVEKEVKLPKNHKMTWAGEFESKERAAKQLAMVVPISLVLILMLLYFNFGNIKDTLISSITLAFAFIGGFLSLWFTGTIFGISAGIGFIILFGVATIDGIVLIGVMKENLQNRLSLKESIAEGVKSRIRPVVMIALMGSMGLLPAAMSNGMGSEIQKPLAIMIVGGLIICMLLSFTILPIIFHYAYRKKHKETI; translated from the coding sequence ATGCGAAAATTTGTACAGAATATAGTTTCCTTCTCTTTAAAAAACTCATTGATCGTTCTTTTGGGAACTTTTCTATTGCTGGCCGGAGGAATCTATTCCTATATACATACTCCCATTGAAGCATTTCCGGATGTTACCAATACGAGGGTAAGAGTCATTACCCAGTGGCCGGGAAGAAGTGCGGAAGAAATAGAAAAATTTGTCACCTTACCCATTTCAAAGGAAATGAATGCCATCCCGAACAAAACTTCGGTGCGTTCTATTTCCTTGTTTGGATTATCTGTGGTCACTGTGATTTTTGATGATCATGTCAATGATTTCTATGCACAGCAATATGCTTCCAATAAACTCGGGAATGTAGAGCTTCCTGCCGGAGCAGACTACAGTATTGAGCCTCCTTCCGGTGCAACCGGTGAAATTTACCGGTATATCATTAAAAGTATGCTTCCTATCAAAGAAGTTACCTCTATTCAGGATTGGGTGGTAGAAAGAGAATTGCTTGCCGTTCCTGGTGTTGCAGATGTTGTAAGTTTTGGTGGTGAAGAAAAAATATATGAAATAAAAATTAATCCTACAGAATTACATAATTATGACCTTTCCCCCCTGGATGTGTATGAAGCGGTTTCGAAGAGTAATATCAATGTAGGTGGAGATGTAGTGGCAAAAGGTGATCAGGCTTATGTAGTGCGGGGGATCGGTCTTTTGGAGAAAAAAGAAGATATTGAGAATATTCAGATTGAAGTAAAAGGTTCTACGCCTATTCTGGTGAAACATGTTGCCGAAGTAAAAGTTTCTGCAAAGCCTAGATTGGGACAGGTAGGGTATAACAAAGAAAATGATGTTGTAGAAGGAATTGTAATCATGCTTCGTGGAGAAAACCCGAGTGAAGTGATTGCAAGGCTGAAAGACAGAATTGAACAACTGAACGGGGGAGAACTTCCCGGTGACGTACAGATTGTTCCGATCATTGACCGTACAGAGCTTGTGAATACAACGGTTCATACCGTTTCCAAAAACCTTATTGAGGGAGTTATTCTGGTTTCCATCATTGTATTTATTTTCCTTTACAACTGGAGAACAACTTTCATTGTAGCATCAGTAATTCCGTTAGCTTTTCTGTTTGCTATTATTATGTTGAAAATTCAGGGATTGCCTGCCAACCTGATTTCCATGGGAGCACTGGATTTCGGATTACTTCTGGAAGGAACGCTTGTCATTGTAGAACACGTCTTTGTCGCCCTCGAGCACAAAGCGAAAAAGATAGGACTGCGGAGATTCAACAAAATTTCGAAGCTGGGAATTATCAAGAAAAGCGCTGGAAGTGTCGCAAGTTATATTTTCTTTGCCCTGCTGATCCTTATCGTTGCCCTGATGCCGATTTTCTCTTTCCAGAAGGTTGAAGGAAAAATGTTCTCTCCATTGGCATTTACATTGGGATATGCATTGTTAGGATCTTTGATCTTAAGTTTGACCTATGTTCCGGCAATGTGTAAACTGCTCCTGACTAAGAATATTGAAGAGAAAGAAAATTTTATTTCCAGATTTTTCAGAGTTAATATTTACAAGATTTACGAATTCAGTGACCGTCATAAAAAAGGCTTCATTATTGGTTTCGTTGCTTTGCTCGCAGTATGTGGATGGAGATTCTCCAATTACGGATCTGAATTTTTACCTAAACTAAACGAAGGTGCAATCTACGTAAGAGCTACCCTTCCAAACAGTGTTAATCTCGATGAGTCTGTACGATTGACGAAGGAGATGAAAGAGATTCTCATGAAGTATGATGAAGTAAAATTTGTTATGACCCAGACTGGCCGCCCGAATGATGGGACAGATCCTACAGGTTTTTTTAATATCGAATTTAATATTCAGCTGAAACCTGAAAATGAGTGGAAGAAAAAAATATCCAAAGAAGAACTTCTTGAAGAAATGAGAGTTTCTCTTGAGAAATATCCGGGTATTAATTTTGGATTCAGTCAGCCGATACAGGATAATGTGGAAGAATATGTAGCAGGGGTGAAAGCTCCGCTGGTTATTAAAATTTTTGGAAATGATCTTTTCGAGCTTGAAAACTATGCCAATAAAGTAGCCAATTCCATCAGAACCGTTCCGGGAATATCAGATGTAAACGTTTTCAAAAATATCGGACTTCCGGAATTAAGAATACAGCTTCATGATTCCAAAATGGCCAAATATGGAGTCTCTACAGCAGATGCACAGGCCGTAATCGAAATGACAATCGGAGGGCAGGCTGCTACGAAATTTTATGAAGAGGAAAGAATGTTTGATGTCATGCTCAGGTTTGAAAAACAATACCGGGACACCCCTGAAAAAATGGGGAATATTCTTATCCCGACTCAGGATAACAAAAAAGTTCCACTGAAGGAAATCGCCACTATTGATTATCATACCGGACCGTCATTTATTTACCGGGAAGGAAACAGCAGATATATCGGAGTTGGATTTAATATTGAAGGGCGTGATCTCGGAAGTACCATCAAAGAAGCAAAAGAAAAAGTAGAGAAAGAAGTGAAGCTTCCGAAAAATCATAAAATGACCTGGGCCGGAGAATTTGAAAGCAAAGAAAGAGCAGCAAAACAGCTGGCTATGGTAGTACCGATTTCTTTAGTTCTTATTCTGATGCTGTTGTATTTCAACTTCGGGAATATTAAAGATACCTTGATTTCTTCCATTACATTGGCATTTGCGTTTATCGGAGGGTTTTTATCCCTTTGGTTTACGGGAACCATCTTCGGAATTTCAGCAGGAATCGGGTTTATTATCCTTTTCGGAGTGGCAACAATAGATGGTATTGTCCTGATTGGAGTGATGAAAGAAAATCTCCAAAACAGACTTTCTCTCAAAGAATCCATTGCAGAAGGAGTGAAGAGTAGAATCCGCCCTGTGGTGATGATTGCTTTGATGGGTTCTATGGGACTTCTCCCTGCAGCGATGTCGAATGGGATGGGCTCGGAAATTCAGAAGCCTTTGGCCATCATGATTGTAGGAGGATTGATCATCTGTATGCTGCTTTCATTTACAATACTACCTATTATTTTTCATTATGCCTATCGCAAAAAGCATAAGGAAACAATATAG
- a CDS encoding helix-turn-helix domain-containing protein has translation MSLGTKLKQLRQRNNWSQAEVAYKLDISQPAYNKWESDQGKPSLDKLGKIAEVFEIEIQDLFESEGNVIISNNTFENSNIVYPKDSTVNIQSPELLQSIIKNQEQITKLLEAQSKLIENLLKK, from the coding sequence ATGAGTTTAGGAACCAAATTGAAGCAATTAAGACAACGTAATAATTGGTCTCAGGCTGAAGTAGCCTATAAATTAGATATTTCCCAACCTGCTTATAATAAATGGGAATCAGATCAGGGAAAGCCTTCTTTGGATAAATTGGGAAAAATTGCTGAGGTTTTTGAGATCGAAATACAGGATTTATTTGAAAGTGAAGGGAATGTTATTATTTCAAATAATACTTTTGAAAATTCTAACATAGTCTATCCTAAAGACTCAACTGTTAATATTCAGTCACCTGAATTATTACAAAGTATCATAAAAAATCAGGAACAGATTACAAAGCTTCTGGAAGCTCAAAGCAAACTTATAGAAAACTTACTAAAAAAATAA
- a CDS encoding DUF2268 domain-containing putative Zn-dependent protease (predicted Zn-dependent protease with a strongly conserved HExxH motif), producing the protein MMKLQNKNLKTLNVKKYLSIFLIIFLQSLPAQKSINTIDVSTVQIRILKKYRNSDSIQRNRIYADSIYTPYQKLWNGYLGNSAKVVQWLNDNQSQTDKWIEKSKDVNGKQITRSLQKFSKGMKALTGYDTKGDWYILFGPAWTDLGGLGRYAMVIDLSHENNKSTESIEQILPHEITHQIMMETNQHNDKTALEPIIGEGFAVWVNQKYWNKKYTLAQHLGYTDSELKLCEKNIELIKSFFEKNKFSEDNNIIDVFRSRETKLNEKLPGAIGYYIGYKIIEQYVLKNGKDSWKDVFTKSPREIYEKSGF; encoded by the coding sequence ATGATGAAATTGCAAAACAAAAACCTTAAAACATTGAATGTGAAAAAATATCTTTCAATCTTCCTTATCATTTTCCTCCAGAGTCTTCCTGCGCAAAAAAGTATCAACACAATTGATGTTTCTACAGTACAAATCAGAATATTAAAGAAGTATAGAAATTCGGATTCTATCCAGAGAAATAGGATATATGCAGATTCTATTTATACTCCCTATCAAAAGCTATGGAATGGATATCTTGGAAATTCTGCTAAAGTTGTACAGTGGCTCAATGACAATCAGTCTCAAACAGATAAATGGATTGAAAAAAGCAAAGATGTGAACGGAAAACAAATCACCAGATCTCTTCAAAAGTTTTCTAAAGGCATGAAAGCTCTGACCGGCTATGATACTAAAGGTGACTGGTACATACTATTCGGCCCTGCATGGACTGATTTAGGGGGATTAGGCAGATACGCGATGGTGATTGACTTATCTCATGAAAACAATAAGTCCACAGAAAGCATTGAGCAAATTCTACCTCATGAAATTACCCATCAAATTATGATGGAAACAAACCAACACAATGACAAGACAGCACTGGAACCAATCATCGGAGAAGGGTTTGCCGTTTGGGTCAATCAAAAATACTGGAATAAAAAATATACTCTTGCCCAACATCTTGGTTACACAGATTCAGAATTAAAGTTATGCGAAAAAAATATAGAATTAATTAAATCTTTTTTTGAAAAAAATAAATTTTCAGAGGACAATAACATTATAGATGTTTTCAGGAGCAGAGAGACAAAACTTAATGAAAAACTTCCCGGTGCAATAGGGTATTATATTGGCTACAAAATTATTGAGCAATATGTGCTAAAGAATGGCAAAGATTCGTGGAAAGATGTTTTTACAAAATCACCCCGAGAAATTTATGAAAAAAGTGGATTCTGA
- a CDS encoding YciI family protein, producing MKSKTLLLTCLLISVLSFAQEKKPEKTKYNQELATSLGADKYGMKPYTIVMLTTGTTHIEDKAQMSELMKGHMNNIGKLANEGKIVVAGPFLEKNKENYRGMFIFNTKSKEEAEQWVKTDPAVQAGIFSYEIFPWYGSAALPLYLKHHDEIAKQKP from the coding sequence ATGAAATCAAAAACGTTACTACTTACATGCCTTCTCATATCAGTATTGTCTTTTGCTCAGGAAAAGAAACCAGAAAAAACTAAATATAATCAGGAACTGGCAACATCTTTAGGAGCAGATAAATACGGCATGAAACCATATACTATCGTCATGCTGACAACAGGCACTACCCATATTGAGGATAAAGCTCAAATGAGTGAACTTATGAAAGGACACATGAACAATATCGGTAAGCTGGCCAATGAAGGCAAAATTGTTGTTGCCGGACCTTTTCTTGAAAAAAATAAAGAGAACTACCGAGGTATGTTTATCTTCAACACCAAATCTAAGGAAGAAGCTGAACAGTGGGTAAAAACAGATCCTGCAGTTCAGGCCGGCATTTTCAGCTATGAAATTTTTCCTTGGTACGGATCCGCTGCTTTACCTTTATACCTTAAGCATCATGATGAAATTGCAAAACAAAAACCTTAA
- a CDS encoding Dps family protein, translated as MKNASIIGLKEADCKKISEKLNVLLANYSVFYQNTRGSHWNIKGEQFFTLHPKFEELYNSLVLKIDEIAERILTLGATPAHNYSDYLKVATIKESKEVTDATKSVEQILSSFKVVIDLQRELLDITDEAGDEGTNSQMSDYITEQEKEVWMYNSYLGK; from the coding sequence ATGAAAAATGCTAGTATTATCGGTCTTAAAGAAGCCGACTGCAAAAAGATCTCAGAAAAATTAAATGTACTGTTAGCCAACTACTCTGTATTTTATCAGAATACAAGAGGCTCCCACTGGAACATCAAAGGAGAGCAGTTCTTTACCCTTCATCCCAAATTCGAAGAATTATACAACAGTCTTGTGTTAAAAATTGACGAAATTGCAGAAAGAATTCTGACATTAGGAGCAACACCGGCTCATAACTATTCAGATTATTTAAAGGTAGCAACCATCAAAGAAAGCAAAGAAGTAACAGATGCCACCAAAAGTGTTGAGCAGATTTTAAGTTCATTTAAAGTAGTTATTGATCTGCAGAGAGAACTTTTGGATATCACCGATGAAGCAGGAGATGAAGGTACTAACTCGCAAATGAGCGATTATATTACAGAACAGGAGAAAGAAGTTTGGATGTACAATTCTTATCTTGGAAAATAA
- the rpsL gene encoding 30S ribosomal protein S12 → MPTIQQLVRKGRATLAKKSKSAALDSCPQRRGVCTRVYTTTPKKPNSALRKVARVRLSNGKEVNAYIPGEGHNLQEHSIVLVRGGRVKDLPGVRYHIVRGALDTAGVNGRTQRRSKYGAKRPKPGQAAAAPAKGKKK, encoded by the coding sequence ATGCCTACTATTCAACAATTAGTAAGAAAAGGAAGAGCCACGCTTGCCAAGAAGAGCAAATCGGCTGCCCTTGATTCTTGTCCACAAAGACGTGGTGTATGTACGAGAGTATATACAACTACACCTAAGAAACCTAACTCTGCACTTAGAAAAGTAGCAAGGGTAAGACTTTCTAACGGTAAAGAAGTTAATGCCTATATCCCGGGCGAAGGACACAATCTTCAAGAGCACTCGATAGTATTGGTTAGAGGCGGAAGGGTGAAAGACCTACCGGGAGTACGTTACCACATCGTAAGAGGTGCATTAGACACAGCTGGTGTAAATGGAAGAACACAGAGAAGATCTAAGTACGGAGCTAAGAGACCTAAACCAGGACAAGCAGCTGCTGCGCCTGCAAAAGGAAAGAAAAAGTAA
- the rpsG gene encoding 30S ribosomal protein S7, whose amino-acid sequence MRKTKAKKRPLLPDPKFNDQLVTRFVNNLMLDGKKSIAFKIFYDALDIVETKKGDNEKTALEIWKDALTNVMPHVEVRSRRVGGANFQIPMPIRADRKISMAMKWLIKYSKARNDKSMALKLANEVVAASREEGAAFKKKTDTHKMAEANKAFSHFKF is encoded by the coding sequence ATGAGAAAGACAAAAGCGAAAAAAAGACCGTTGTTACCAGATCCGAAATTTAATGATCAATTGGTAACGAGATTCGTAAACAACTTAATGCTTGACGGTAAGAAGTCAATCGCATTCAAAATTTTCTATGATGCATTAGATATCGTAGAAACTAAAAAAGGAGATAACGAGAAAACTGCACTTGAAATTTGGAAAGATGCACTTACAAATGTAATGCCTCACGTAGAAGTACGTTCTAGAAGAGTAGGTGGAGCTAACTTCCAGATCCCTATGCCAATCAGAGCTGATAGAAAAATTTCTATGGCAATGAAATGGTTAATCAAATATTCTAAAGCTAGAAATGATAAGTCTATGGCTTTGAAATTAGCTAACGAAGTTGTAGCTGCTTCAAGAGAAGAAGGTGCAGCTTTCAAAAAGAAAACTGATACTCACAAAATGGCGGAAGCTAACAAGGCTTTCTCACACTTCAAATTCTAA
- the fusA gene encoding elongation factor G has product MGRDLKFTRNIGIAAHIDAGKTTTTERILFYTGVNHKIGEVHDGASTMDWMEQEAERGITITSAATTCNWNFPTDQGKKLPETKPYHFNIIDTPGHVDFTVEVNRSLRVLDGLVFLFSAVDGVEPQSETNWRLADNYKVARMGFVNKMDRQGADFLNVVKQVKEMLGSNAVPIVLPIGAEEDFKGVVDLIKNRAIIWDEAGQGATYEVVPIPEDMKDEVLEYREKLVEAVADYDETLMEKFFEDPDSISEEEINEALRKATIDLSIIPMTCGSSFKNKGVQFMLDAVCKYLPSPLDKDNIKGTDPRTDADIERKPSVEEPFSALAFKIATDPFVGRLAFFRAYSGRLDAGSYVLNTRSGNKERISRIYQMHANKQNPVEYIEAGDIGAAVGFKDIKTGDTLSDEKNPIVLESMIFPDPVIGIAVEPKTKADQDKMGNALAKLAEEDPTFQVKTDEASGQTIISGMGELHLDIIVDRMRREFKVEVNQGQPQVEYKEALTQKANHREVYKKQSGGRGKFADIVFEIGPADEGKVGLEFINEIKGGNIPKEFVPSVEKGFREAMKNGPLAGFEVESMKVTLKDGSFHAVDSDQLSFELAAKLGFKESGRAAKAVIMEPIMKLEVVTPEEYMGDIVGDLNRRRGTVNGMDDRNNAKVIKAFVPLSEMFGYVTSLRTLSSGRATSSMEFERYEAAPQNVAEEVIAKAKG; this is encoded by the coding sequence ATGGGAAGAGATCTTAAATTTACAAGAAATATTGGTATTGCTGCTCACATTGATGCAGGTAAGACTACCACTACAGAAAGGATTTTATTCTATACAGGTGTAAACCACAAAATTGGAGAAGTTCACGATGGTGCTTCTACAATGGACTGGATGGAACAGGAAGCAGAAAGAGGTATTACTATTACTTCTGCTGCAACTACTTGTAACTGGAATTTCCCAACAGATCAAGGTAAGAAATTACCTGAAACAAAACCTTACCACTTCAACATCATCGATACACCGGGACACGTTGACTTTACAGTAGAAGTTAACAGATCTTTGAGAGTATTGGATGGATTGGTATTCCTTTTCTCTGCAGTAGATGGAGTAGAGCCTCAGTCTGAAACAAACTGGAGACTTGCAGACAACTACAAAGTTGCCAGAATGGGATTCGTAAACAAAATGGACAGACAAGGTGCTGACTTCTTGAACGTTGTAAAACAAGTAAAAGAAATGTTAGGATCTAATGCAGTTCCAATCGTTTTACCAATCGGTGCTGAAGAAGATTTCAAAGGGGTTGTAGACTTAATTAAAAACAGAGCGATCATCTGGGATGAAGCTGGACAAGGTGCTACTTATGAAGTAGTTCCAATTCCTGAAGACATGAAAGATGAAGTTCTTGAATATAGAGAGAAATTAGTAGAAGCTGTTGCTGATTACGATGAGACTTTGATGGAGAAATTCTTCGAAGATCCGGATTCAATTTCTGAAGAAGAAATCAACGAAGCTCTTAGAAAAGCTACTATCGACCTTTCTATCATTCCTATGACTTGTGGTTCTTCATTCAAGAACAAAGGAGTACAGTTCATGCTTGATGCTGTTTGTAAATATCTTCCTTCTCCACTAGATAAGGATAATATCAAAGGAACAGACCCAAGAACTGATGCTGATATTGAAAGAAAACCATCTGTAGAAGAGCCTTTCTCTGCATTAGCATTTAAGATTGCTACTGACCCGTTCGTAGGTAGATTAGCATTCTTCAGAGCTTATTCAGGAAGACTTGATGCAGGTTCTTATGTTCTTAACACAAGATCTGGAAACAAAGAAAGAATTTCCAGAATCTATCAGATGCACGCTAACAAGCAAAATCCAGTAGAATATATTGAAGCTGGAGATATTGGTGCAGCTGTAGGATTTAAAGATATCAAAACAGGAGATACATTATCTGATGAAAAGAACCCAATCGTTCTTGAATCTATGATCTTCCCAGATCCGGTAATCGGTATCGCTGTTGAGCCTAAAACTAAAGCTGACCAGGATAAAATGGGTAACGCTTTGGCTAAATTAGCTGAAGAAGATCCAACTTTCCAGGTTAAAACTGACGAGGCTTCAGGACAAACTATCATCTCTGGTATGGGTGAGCTTCACCTTGACATCATCGTTGACCGTATGAGAAGAGAGTTTAAAGTAGAAGTTAACCAAGGACAGCCGCAGGTAGAATACAAAGAAGCTCTTACTCAAAAAGCTAACCACAGAGAAGTTTACAAAAAGCAGTCTGGAGGTAGAGGTAAGTTCGCAGATATCGTATTCGAAATTGGTCCGGCTGACGAAGGTAAAGTAGGTCTTGAATTCATCAACGAAATTAAGGGTGGTAACATCCCTAAGGAATTCGTTCCTTCAGTTGAAAAAGGATTCAGAGAAGCAATGAAGAATGGTCCATTAGCTGGATTCGAGGTTGAATCAATGAAAGTTACATTGAAAGATGGATCTTTCCACGCAGTTGACTCTGACCAGTTATCATTCGAATTAGCTGCTAAATTAGGATTCAAAGAATCCGGTAGAGCTGCTAAAGCTGTTATCATGGAGCCAATCATGAAACTTGAGGTTGTAACGCCTGAAGAATACATGGGGGATATCGTAGGTGACCTTAACAGAAGAAGAGGTACTGTAAACGGTATGGATGACAGAAACAATGCTAAAGTGATCAAAGCTTTCGTTCCACTTTCTGAAATGTTTGGTTATGTAACTTCACTAAGAACATTATCTTCTGGTAGAGCTACATCTTCTATGGAGTTTGAAAGATATGAAGCTGCTCCGCAAAACGTTGCTGAAGAAGTAATCGCTAAAGCTAAAGGTTAA
- the rpsJ gene encoding 30S ribosomal protein S10, translating to MSQRIRIKLKSYDYNLVDKSAEKIVKTVKATGAVVNGPIPLPTNKRIFTVLRSPHVNKKAREQFQLSAHKRLMDIYSSSSKTVDALMKLELPSGVDVEIKV from the coding sequence ATGTCACAAAGAATCAGAATAAAACTTAAGTCTTACGATTACAACTTGGTAGATAAATCTGCAGAGAAAATCGTAAAAACGGTAAAGGCTACTGGTGCTGTTGTAAACGGTCCTATTCCATTACCAACAAATAAGAGAATCTTCACAGTGTTGAGATCTCCGCACGTAAACAAGAAAGCAAGAGAGCAGTTCCAACTTTCAGCTCACAAGAGACTAATGGATATCTACTCTTCTTCTTCTAAGACTGTTGATGCTCTAATGAAATTAGAACTTCCTTCAGGTGTAGACGTTGAAATTAAAGTGTGA